A region from the uncultured Stenotrophomonas sp. genome encodes:
- the proC gene encoding Pyrroline-5-carboxylate reductase, whose translation MTAPHDTVPLSGGIAFIGGGNMATSLIAGLVAAGTPAASIEVVEPQASQRQALQQEHGIRVAESVATAVLDARTLVLAVKPQVMAAVCVELAPRLAPGALVVSIAAGVTTAALRRWLGPSAALVRAMPNTPALLGAGMTGLYAGTDVGAAERGAAQAILACAGQTRWIDDEALMDAVTAVSGSGPAYVFAFAEAMEDAALAQGLAADAARQLVVQTVLGAARMLAESGQDPGTLRKAVTSPNGTTQAALEALAGGGFHALVGSAVAAAAQRGRELAAGG comes from the coding sequence CTGATCGCCGGGCTGGTCGCGGCGGGGACGCCAGCCGCGTCGATCGAGGTGGTGGAGCCGCAGGCGTCGCAACGGCAGGCGTTGCAGCAGGAACATGGCATACGCGTGGCCGAATCCGTCGCCACGGCGGTGCTCGATGCGCGCACGCTGGTGCTGGCGGTCAAACCGCAGGTGATGGCCGCCGTCTGTGTTGAGCTGGCGCCGCGGCTGGCGCCGGGCGCGCTGGTGGTCTCCATCGCCGCCGGCGTCACCACCGCCGCATTGCGCCGCTGGCTGGGGCCGTCGGCCGCGCTGGTACGAGCCATGCCCAACACCCCCGCGCTGCTGGGCGCCGGCATGACCGGCCTGTACGCCGGCACGGATGTGGGCGCCGCCGAACGCGGGGCCGCGCAGGCCATCCTCGCCTGCGCCGGGCAGACCCGCTGGATCGACGATGAAGCGCTGATGGACGCGGTCACCGCGGTTTCCGGCAGCGGTCCGGCCTACGTGTTCGCGTTCGCCGAGGCAATGGAGGACGCCGCGCTTGCCCAGGGACTGGCTGCCGATGCCGCGCGGCAACTGGTGGTGCAGACGGTCCTCGGCGCGGCGCGCATGCTGGCCGAAAGCGGCCAGGATCCCGGCACGCTGCGCAAGGCCGTGACCTCCCCCAACGGCACCACCCAGGCCGCACTGGAAGCACTGGCCGGTGGCGGTTTCCATGCGCTGGTCGGCAGCGCCGTGGCCGCCGCCGCGCAGCGTGGGCGGGAGCTGGCTGCCGGCGGCTGA